A genomic stretch from Candidatus Nezhaarchaeota archaeon includes:
- a CDS encoding L-threonylcarbamoyladenylate synthase — MAKVLKLGLVSLDEAVAEASLVIKSGGLVVYPTDTVYGLGADPFNEAAVEKAFEAKRRESKPMPVLVSSVKAARRLVYVSEEAAALMKRFWPGALTIVLPSRGTVPSRVTAGLNSLGVRMPNHSVALRLIDACGGALIGTSANISGLPPPKTVEEALAQIGGAVDLAIDAGPAPHGLPSTVVDLSSSEPKLIREGVISWSEVLEVLKR; from the coding sequence ATGGCTAAGGTCTTGAAGCTCGGATTGGTTAGCTTAGATGAAGCCGTGGCTGAGGCCTCGCTAGTGATTAAGTCCGGGGGGCTCGTCGTCTACCCAACGGACACTGTCTACGGGCTCGGGGCCGACCCGTTTAACGAAGCCGCGGTGGAAAAGGCCTTCGAGGCTAAGCGTAGGGAGAGTAAGCCTATGCCCGTCTTAGTATCGAGCGTTAAGGCTGCGAGGCGCCTAGTCTATGTTAGTGAGGAGGCCGCGGCCCTCATGAAGCGCTTCTGGCCGGGCGCCCTGACCATAGTCCTCCCGAGCCGCGGCACGGTTCCTAGCCGAGTGACGGCTGGCTTAAACTCCCTTGGCGTTAGGATGCCAAACCACTCCGTGGCGCTTAGGCTAATCGACGCCTGCGGGGGGGCCTTAATCGGGACTAGCGCCAACATCTCAGGCCTGCCCCCGCCAAAAACCGTTGAGGAGGCCCTCGCCCAAATAGGGGGCGCCGTAGACTTAGCGATAGACGCAGGCCCAGCTCCGCACGGCCTCCCCTCTACGGTAGTCGATCTATCTAGCAGCGAGCCTAAGCTTATCCGCGAAGGCGTTATTAGCTGGAGCGAGGTCCTCGAGGTGCTTAAGCGTTAA